Genomic DNA from Acuticoccus sp. MNP-M23:
GCAGGTGAGTGGGAGGTGGTCGCAATACTTCGCCGCGAGAACGTGGGCGACGAGGCCGGGCCCCGGTTTGCCCCGTTCGATCGGCAGGCGTGGCGGCGGCGCCTGCATCGCCCGGTCGCACGAGCGGCACACCACCCGCGGTCGCACGTGCCGGATCACCCGGAAGGACGCCGGGACGTATTCCAGCACTTCCGTGCCGTCCTCGCCGCGTTTCAACACGTCGCCGGCCCCGCAGTCCGGGCACGTCGCAGGAGGCGCGTGCAGGATCCCCTCGCGCGGCAGGTGGTGCGGCAACGGCTGGCGCGCGGGTCGATCGGCCTTCACGCGCGCAGCGGTCGGCACGGCGCGCTCTTCTTCGGCTGCGGCCTCGTCCGCCTCGCACTCGCCGAGCGCCAGTTCGAGCTGGTCGATGATCCGGGCGAGCTTCTCGGACGACGTCCCGAACCGGGCCCGCTTCAGGACCGCGAGTTCGGTCTTCAGCTGTTCGATCACGCTCCCCTTGGCCGCGAGTTCGCTCGCCTTCAGTGCGTCGGGATCGGAGGGCAGCGAATCAGTCCGCATGCCCTTGAATCTACGGAGAATGCGATGGACCGGAAGCGCTTTCCGCCCTCGCCGTCAGGCGACGCGTTGCGGCGGTGCGCTCCACCTCGGGCGGCGCCAGTCGATCCCTTCCCACAACATCGCCAGCTGCGCCGCGGTCAGCCGCGCCGTCCCGTCGGCACGCGACGGCCAGGGAAAGCGCCGGCGCTCCAGGACCTTATAATAGAGGCAGAACCCCTGGCCGTCCCAGGTGAGGAGCTTCAGCCGATCGCCCTGCCGGCCTCGGAAGGCGAACACCGCGCCGGAGCACGGATCCTCCCGCAGCACCTCCTGCGCCGCGGCGGCAAGCCCGGCGATCCCCTTGTGCAAGTCGGGCGGGCCGCAGGCGAGATAGACGCGCACGCCGGTGCCGGGGCCGATCATGCGCTCTCCAGCGTCTGGATAAGCCGGGCCAGCGTCTCCGGCGCGATCTCCGGATCGACACGCAGACGCCGCCCATTGCGCAGCGTCACCTCGACCGCCTTCGTGCGGCAACGCCGCTCCGGTGCGGGATCCTGCACCGGTTGCTCGGCGATCTCGACCGGCAGGAACGTCTGCACCGGCACGGGCGGCGACGACGCCTTCCGCATCATGCTGCGCCAGGCATACAGCTGTTGGGGGTGGACGTCGTGCCGCCGCGCCACGCTCGGCGAGCGCGATGCCCTCGTCTTCGGCCTCCGCCAGCATCAGGAGCTTCTCGTTCTTGCTCCACCGCCGCCGACGCTCTCGTCCCGTCAGGATCTCGATCCGCCCCATCCGCCCACTCGTTTCGAAACAACTTGCCAAGTTACTTTCGAAATCTGGACCAGATCGGGAACGTCACAAACGCCTGCTCACCGGACGGTTACGATAATTTGTTAAATTCTGCGCCAGATAGCGCGTCGAATGACAGCCCGGCTGTTTCGACGAGACGGTTTGAGAGGATCGTTTACTTTTGAACGCTGCTTCGCAGAGCGTCTTCAATTTCGTATAGGAACGTCGCGACGGAGCCGCTGAAGGCAATTGGGTCGACCTCGGGAGAGAAGCGTTCGATGAAATCATCTTCAATATCGGCGGAATGAGCGCGTCTGTACGCCGCAATTTCGTCAAGTAACGCCAGCCTTTCGGCGGAGCGTGATGATTGTACGTACGCGCCGACGATCTCCTCAACAGTCTGCCCGTTTAAATCAAAATCCTGATGGAACCATCCACGGATAAATTCCGAAAAATCCTTGTAATTATCCATAGTAAAATTCTATATTGGGTACGATGTAAGAAGAAATTACAATCTATTGTTGGATTTTTCCATCTTTAAAACAATTTTTACACTCGATGAATCCTGAGGAGTTTTCGTCAGACGAGTTACTCTTCGACCAATTGTCTTGCCAAGATTGAATTCAAAAGTTTTCGTGCTTCCAGCGTTCGCCGTTCTAGTCCAAGTCTTAATAGAGTCGCGATTGGCCCTGAGGCAAGCCGAAACAGCAGCCGCGGCGTCGTCCAACGAGCGAAATGATGAGACGGCGGAAATGCGGTTGTCCTTGCCTAATCGGGCAAGTAGCGCTTCATCGCTCAGACTGATGTGTCTTGCGATCGTGTGGCCCCCTGCCTTTTCAGCCGCATTAAGGAAGAGACGGCCGTTGCGGATAGCTACAGCCCGTAGGACACCGACGAAACCAGCCGCAAGTGGAACCGTGATATCAACGGCAAAGCCCACATTGCGCGCCGTCTCTGAATCGGCACCTGCGAGCGAGGCCGCGACCTCGGCACCTTTCGCGGTGAGCGTGACGCGCGTCTTTCCCGTAACGATCTGATAGATGCCGGTTTGCGCTGTATCAGCCCCGTGCAGGGCGAGTGCCCCGCCGCCGATTTTTGTGACCGTCGTGGGCTCTGGTATTAGGAACAAGGCGGCGCCGCCGATCATTTCGGCGGCGCCGAACACCGCGTTGAACACACCCCAGAGGCGATTATTTAGACTGCTGTCTTCGTCAATCGTTTCGCCTTCAAGCAATGCTGCGAGCTGCAAGGGCGTAAGTACGATCGATAAATCTGTTTCAGACATAGTGAAAATTTCGATTTATGGGGTGCACATCAGACTGATGAATTCTATTTATTCCGAGAAATGTAAATCGCTTCCGCATCATCGTGGGCGTTATTGCCGATCACCGATGCAAATCGTTTTTCCCATGCCGGTGCAATGCTAAAAACAGCCGATCAAGCGATGTATAGAGGAAGTCCGTAGCGCTGGATCTTGGTTCCTCACTTGAGGCCCCGCTACTTTGCCAGAAATTTCGTGAATCACCAACGAATCGTCTAAAGTGCATCGCGCGTCCACTGACGCAACGATGCTGGCGACGAAGCTCGCCAGACCTTGAGTAAGCCCCTTCGGGTTCCATAACCGCCCGTTACGCGTCGGGCGCGTGTAACGGCCATTTAGTAATGTCCCGTTCCAGCCTCGCTGGATCCGAGAGCCTGCGAGGTGCGTGTCGCATCGCAGTCGCACTCGGGGACAAACGGCCCAGCCGGGCGGCTTCACAGCCGTGGTAGCTCTTCTGCGAAGATGGCGCTCGCCCAGTCCAGGAAGGCGCGCAGGCGCGGGGTCGGCTGGCGCGTGCGGGCGTACAGCGCCGAGACTGATGTGGGAGGCGGCGCGTATGAGCCCATCATCTCCACGAGCGTGCCGGCCCGCAGCGCCTCGGCGAAGCGATAAAAGGGCGCCTGGTACAGCC
This window encodes:
- a CDS encoding transposase, producing the protein MARRHDVHPQQLYAWRSMMRKASSPPVPVQTFLPVEIAEQPVQDPAPERRCRTKAVEVTLRNGRRLRVDPEIAPETLARLIQTLESA
- a CDS encoding RNase A-like domain-containing protein, which gives rise to MSETDLSIVLTPLQLAALLEGETIDEDSSLNNRLWGVFNAVFGAAEMIGGAALFLIPEPTTVTKIGGGALALHGADTAQTGIYQIVTGKTRVTLTAKGAEVAASLAGADSETARNVGFAVDITVPLAAGFVGVLRAVAIRNGRLFLNAAEKAGGHTIARHISLSDEALLARLGKDNRISAVSSFRSLDDAAAAVSACLRANRDSIKTWTRTANAGSTKTFEFNLGKTIGRRVTRLTKTPQDSSSVKIVLKMEKSNNRL
- the tnpB gene encoding IS66 family insertion sequence element accessory protein TnpB (TnpB, as the term is used for proteins encoded by IS66 family insertion elements, is considered an accessory protein, since TnpC, encoded by a neighboring gene, is a DDE family transposase.), with amino-acid sequence MIGPGTGVRVYLACGPPDLHKGIAGLAAAAQEVLREDPCSGAVFAFRGRQGDRLKLLTWDGQGFCLYYKVLERRRFPWPSRADGTARLTAAQLAMLWEGIDWRRPRWSAPPQRVA
- a CDS encoding contact-dependent growth inhibition system immunity protein, which codes for MDNYKDFSEFIRGWFHQDFDLNGQTVEEIVGAYVQSSRSAERLALLDEIAAYRRAHSADIEDDFIERFSPEVDPIAFSGSVATFLYEIEDALRSSVQK